In Cydia pomonella isolate Wapato2018A chromosome 27, ilCydPomo1, whole genome shotgun sequence, a single genomic region encodes these proteins:
- the LOC133532431 gene encoding uncharacterized protein LOC133532431, producing the protein MREVCQKKMSNGYSGNIIYLLLIIVEFLLKIIFGVSNTLLVGLELILKSLCNVNMTETAKKSKRANDPSNNQTIANRGLISANWQKLLSSNLISDKKIEKPLQENSKDHFTGTFRRARKKKAKAQVLVRNELKTLDITKETKVKANNSDNIADVELTVPKKQDNNSKNKLTKFIAIDCEMVGIGYDGSDHMLARVSLVNKFGDCIYDKFVKPREEIIDYRTSVSGIRKEDLINGEDFAKVQKDVADMIRGKILVGHSLKHDLSVLFLSHPKRSIRDTSRYKPFRKITKGSTPSLKRLAKDILGIEIQHGEHSSVEDARAAMQLYCTVAKDWERMNSEKRGYRKEA; encoded by the exons ATGCGCGAGGTCTGTCAAAAGAAGATGTCAAATGGTTACTCAggaaacataatttatttattgctgaTTATCGTTGAATTTCTGCTCAAAATAATATTCGGTGTGAGTAACACGTTACTCGTGGGTTTAGAGCTAATACTAAAGAGCTTGTGTAATGTGAACATGACGGAAACGGCGAAAAAAAGCAAACGTGCCAACGACCCGAGCAATAACCAAACTATTGCAAATCGTGGCCTTATCAGTGCTAACTGGCAGAAACTTCTATCAAGTAACCTGATTTCAGACAAGAAAATTGAAAAACCTTTACAGGAAAACTCAAAGGATCACTTTACAGGAACTTTCAGACGCGCACGTAAGAAGAAAGCAAAAGCCCAGGTGCTTGTACGAAACGAGCTAAAAACGCTTGATATCACTAAAGAAACTAAAGTTAAAGCTAACAACAGTGATAATATTGCTGATGTCGAACTTACAGTTCCTAAGAAACAggataataatagtaaaaacaaattaactaaATTCATAGCTATTGATTGTGAAATGGTGGGTATAGGATACGACGGAAGCGATCACATGCTAGCCAGAGTGTCTTTAGTGAACAAATTCGGTGACTGTATATATGATAAGTTTGTTAAACCGCGGGAAGAGATCATAGATTACCGAACAAGTGTTTCAGGAATCAGAAAAGAGGACTTAATTAATGGTGAAGACTTTGCTAAAGTGCAGAAAGATGTGGCGGACATGATTCGAGGCAAGATTCTAGTCGGGCACTCTTTGAAGCATGATCTGAGTGTATTGTTCCTTTCACATCCTAAAAGGAGTATCAGAGACACATCTAGATACAAGCCCTTTAGAAAG ATAACCAAAGGCAGCACGCCATCTCTAAAACGTCTAGCAAAAGACATCCTCGGCATAGAGATCCAGCACGGAGAGCACAGCTCCGTCGAAGACGCCCGAGCAGCCATGCAACTCTACTGCACCGTGGCTAAGGACTGGGAGAGGATGAACAGCGAGAAGAGAGGGTATAGGAAAGAGGCTTAA
- the LOC133532424 gene encoding UDP-N-acetylhexosamine pyrophosphorylase-like protein 1, translated as MSYEDLFSQLKCHGQEHLIKYWLEISENEREQLAGELRKIDFVEMNEIFHRAMESSKVIAEKLDDDLKPIPQSHYEAVPSLSREKIEEYENIGFREISEGKVGVLLLAGGQATRLGFGHPKGMYNVGLPSQKTLFQIQAERIVRLQKMAEEKTGKEGKITWYIMTSEHTMAPTAEFFKDHSFFGLEEENIVFFEQGRLPCFDFNGKILLDEKYQLASAPDGNGGLYRALKTQGMLDDISRRGVEHLHAHSVDNILIKVADPVFIGYCLSRNADCAAKVVQKSTPSEAVGVVCRVNGHYKVVEYSELSDEAAERRNPDGRLTFSAGNICNHYFSSEFLKKISNFESKLKLHVAKKKIPYVDENGVRQKPTEPNGIKMEKFIFDVFEFAEKFICLEVARDVEFSALKNADSAGKDCPSTARQDLLRLHRKYIREAGGIIKDDLDVEISPLLSYGGENIEDLVKNEVFTISPFHLKSMEESATNGVNGTNGKH; from the coding sequence ATGTCTTACGAAGACTTGTTTTCCCAACTCAAGTGTCACGGTCAAGAACACCTGATTAAATATTGGCTGGAAATAAGTGAAAATGAGCGCGAACAATTGGCGGGAGAACTCAGAAAAATCGACTTTGTGGAAATGAATGAGATTTTCCACAGAGCTATGGAGTCGTCGAAAGTTATTGCCGAGAAACTGGACGACGATTTGAAGCCGATTCCTCAGTCCCATTACGAAGCCGTGCCCAGTTTGAGCAGGGAAAAAATAGAAGAATATGAAAACATAGGCTTTAGAGAGATTTCTGAGGGAAAAGTTGGTGTTTTGCTACTGGCTGGTGGGCAGGCGACGCGACTTGGTTTTGGACACCCCAAAGGAATGTACAATGTCGGTCTACCATCACAAAAAACTCTGTTCCAAATTCAAGCTGAAAGGATAGTTCGGTTGCAGAAAATGGCTGAGGAAAAGACTGGAAAAGAAGGTAAAATCACTTGGTATATCATGACTTCCGAACATACCATGGCTCCTACAGCTGAGTTCTTTAAGGATCACTCATTCTTCGGCTTAGAGGAGGAGAATATTGTGTTCTTTGAACAGGGAAGACTACCATGCTTCGATTTCAACGGTAAAATACTGTTGGATGAAAAATACCAATTAGCCTCAGCCCCTGATGGAAACGGGGGTCTGTATCGTGCCTTAAAAACCCAAGGAATGCTCGATGACATTTCTCGACGAGGTGTAGAACATTTACATGCCCATTCAGTTGATAACATCCTCATTAAAGTTGCCGATCCAGTTTTCATTGGTTACTGCTTGAGCAGAAATGCGGATTGTGCTGCTAAAGTTGTCCAAAAATCTACACCAAGTGAAGCTGTTGGAGTTGTGTGCAGAGTCAACGGTCATTACAAAGTGGTGGAATATTCGGAGCTTAGTGATGAAGCCGCTGAAAGGAGGAATCCCGATGGAAGACTAACATTCTCTGCCGGTAACATCTGTAACCACTACTTCTCATCTGAATTCTTAAAGAAAATATCAAACTTCGAAAGTAAGCTAAAGCTCCATGTTGCCAAAAAGAAGATCCCATATGTAGATGAGAATGGTGTCCGACAGAAGCCAACAGAACCTAACGGTATTAAAATGGAGAAATTCATCTTTGATGTGTTCGAATTCGCTGAGAAATTCATATGCTTAGAAGTAGCAAGAGATGTTGAGTTCTCTGCTTTGAAGAATGCTGATTCAGCGGGTAAAGATTGCCCGTCAACTGCTAGGCAGGATCTTTTAAGGTTACACAGAAAATACATCAGGGAAGCTGGTGGTATTATCAAAGATGATTTAGATGTGGAGATATCACCGCTGCTTTCTTACGGAGGTGAGAACATTGAGGACCTGGTGAAGAATGAGGTATTCACCATCAGCCCGTTCCACTTGAAGAGCATGGAAGAGTCTGCTACCAATGGAGTCAACGGAACCAATGGTAAACATTAA